CAATATCATAGTTAAAGTATTTTTTGATGTTGTAAATGGCTTGCTTTATATTTTCCATATTGGTTTTTCCGCTTTTTAGAACAGGTGTTCCTACACAAATAAATATTAAGTCAATTTTTTCGTTTATTTCATCCAAAGTATCAGAAAAGCGTACTCCTTTATTTGAAAGAGCTTTTTCTAAAGCAGATTGAAGTTCTGGTTCATAGAAAAACAATTTGCCGGACATTAGTTGTTTAATTTTATCCTTATTTTTGTCAACAAATAACACATTTTTGCCTTTAAGAGCCAATGCAATTCCTGTTGCTAAACCTACATAACCAGTTCCGATTATTAATATGTTCATATCACTCCCTCGTTGTTTCCGCAATTTCCCAGTAAGGTTTTATATTCCCTTGTATAAAATCCAGGAAGCCAAGCACCATTGTCGCTAAAAATAGAAAATAGTAATAAGGAAGAACAAAAATTTTGATTTTTCTTTTTAGTAAGTATCCTATAGTAGCAAATGCAAAAAGTAAAATATGTATGTAGAACGCTACTTCAAGAATCAAGCTTCTACGGAAAAGTACTACTGTTGAAATAAAGAGTAGCAAATGTAAAAATGGCAGCATATACCTAATTGTTCTATGAGAGAAAACGGATATAAAGTAGAGAAGATTATATTTGAATGGGTTTATAAAAAGAGAAAGATTATTGAAGAAGAACGAGTACACTCTTCCAAACATTCTCCTCTTTCTTTTGATTTCATCTTCAGAAGTTGTGCCGCTTCGTTCTAAAGCGATAGCATCTTTAACAAAAACAGTTCTTTTTTTCTTTGCACCCAAGAAGAGCGGAATGCACAAATCATGAGAATATAAAGGGTCAACGAAAATGTAATCGCTCTTTTTAATTGCATATATTCCGCCGTTGAGTGCAGTGAGAGAATAAAGTTTGGATTCGCCTTCTTTCATCATATTCTCGAGTTTCCAGTATAGCCCTTCTGAATAGGCAATTTCGCTTTCGCTTGTATTTGTATAGATCAAGTGACCGCATACGCAAGAGATATCATAATTTGCAAGTGGTTGAATGAGATTTTTTAACGCATTCTTATCCCACATCGTATTTGCATCAGAGAAAGCAATAATTTCTCCGTTTGCATATTTATAAGCCTTGTTATAGGCATTAACTTTGCCGCCTCTTTTTTCAATATTAACTAATCTAATATTATCGTATTTACTTGCATAATTTAAAATGATTTCGTTAGTCTTATCAGTTGAATTGTCGCTTGCAAAAATAATCTCAAGTTTCTCTTTGGGGTAATCAAGCGAAAGGGCATTGAGGATTTTTTTCTCTATCACTTTTTCTTCATTATGAACCGCTATAATAAGTGATACAAAAGGTATTTCTTTTATGCTTTCATATGATTGTGTTTTGCACGGGAATATTTTTTTTACAAGTATTAAAAATGCCAAATAGAGTAAATTATGCCATAATATTAGAAAAAGCGCTATAGTAAATATTATTTTCATAATGTCCATTTTCTCATTTTTCAAATATATTTTAGCAGGTTTGTATTATTTACAAAATTGATTACTACCTAATCTTAGCGATTCCAAAAGTTTGTATTGTTTTTTCTTTATTTCTCTCTTTAAGAGAATTCAATGATAAACTATTATTACTTAAATATGGATTTTTCATTATATTCAGTAAACTCAATACTGTTTAGAATAATAAAAGAATGCCCAAAAGTCTTGTAATTTTTTTGAAACAATGTAAAATTTCTTAGATGAAAAAATTTAATTCGATTTATGTAGATTTTAGTAAAACAAACTGGGTATAGGCAAGCGATGAATTACAGTGAAAACAACTCTTTTAGACAGGATAGATGGA
This Caldisericum sp. DNA region includes the following protein-coding sequences:
- a CDS encoding glycosyltransferase — protein: MKIIFTIALFLILWHNLLYLAFLILVKKIFPCKTQSYESIKEIPFVSLIIAVHNEEKVIEKKILNALSLDYPKEKLEIIFASDNSTDKTNEIILNYASKYDNIRLVNIEKRGGKVNAYNKAYKYANGEIIAFSDANTMWDKNALKNLIQPLANYDISCVCGHLIYTNTSESEIAYSEGLYWKLENMMKEGESKLYSLTALNGGIYAIKKSDYIFVDPLYSHDLCIPLFLGAKKKRTVFVKDAIALERSGTTSEDEIKRKRRMFGRVYSFFFNNLSLFINPFKYNLLYFISVFSHRTIRYMLPFLHLLLFISTVVLFRRSLILEVAFYIHILLFAFATIGYLLKRKIKIFVLPYYYFLFLATMVLGFLDFIQGNIKPYWEIAETTRE